Part of the bacterium genome is shown below.
CGTGATTGTCCGGCTGCTGCATGTCCTGAACCGTGCCGACAAAATTCCCCGCGCCTTTGAAATCAGCGATTACGTAGTTCTCCCACAGCCGCGTAGGATCAGCCTCGCGGTACTGCCCCGTCAACCGGTACGGACCGACATCACCATTAGCCGTCTCAATCGTGAAGGCGAACGGCTGCGCCTGCGGCGTGCGGTTCTCAAACTCAATGTGCAGCTTGCGGTCCGTCACAATGGGCAAATTGAAATAGAGCGAATCCCCCGTCTTGCCCGCGCCTGTGGATTGAAATATGCGCCAGCCAATCGGCGTCGCCCATGCCACCGACAGCGGGCCTTCAATATCTGGCAGCGGATAACCGTCGGTGAAGACGCGCACCCAGAAATTCTCGAACACAGTCTGCGTGCGATTCTGCAATCTGAGTAGCATCCTCCGGGTCTGCCCGTTAAGCTCCTTATCGTACACCGTCACCGTCTGCCCGATCCCCAACACTCCCGACGTATCGTGAAATGCGTCTCGCGTCACGTAGATCGGCGTCGCCGGAGTCGTCAAGCGCGCCGCCAACGAATCGAGATGTTCCATATAGTCGGGACTCGGTGGCATCGTGAAGGATGGCACCTGCGTGCCCGCCGGCAACTTCAGTACCGTCACGTGAAAGTAAATGTCCCACGCGTCGTTATACGTTATACGCAGATGATTCTGAAACGGAATCGGTACATAGCAATAATATCCGCCCGACGAACTGTCGGCCACCGGAGGCAGGAACGGAGACATGTCGCCGAACGGTGCCGCCAGCGGTGTGTCAATTATGGCCGTGGCGAGATTGTCAACATACAATCGCCAGCGCCACTGCGGAGTGGTATTGTCCTGAGTCCACCACATCGCCGTCACCACGCCCGGTCCCTCGATATCGCACAGCTTCTGATAGCCGTCCGGGGCCGTCCCGTAATAATAGCCCAGATCACTGTTACTCCCATTGCGCGCCCAACTCGAAAAATGCACAACCTCGCCCTCCAGCGGCCACGACAGCCGCTCCGGGTGAAGCATGTAGTCCCAATACGACTGACCCCAAACCACAGCGGCTGGAATCAGAAATAACATAAGCCTCACGAAAATCATGCGGTCCCTTCAGTAATATTCATTCTGACCATAAGTTAGTTGCCAACCCAAGCCAGTGCAACGTCCGGGAACGCTCCACTTTTATTTGTACCATTGTATGTCTGGCCTGAAAGTGTTAATATTATCCAACCTGTCCAATTTTTTGTCTTTGTTTTATCAATATTTAAGAAGACGCTTGTATGGAATTGCTGCTTGCACCGTGGCCATGGTATGTCAGTGGACCCTTGATCGGCCTGACTGTGCCTCTCCTGCTGATCCTTGGCGGGCGAGTCTTCGGAATGTCCTCCAGCCTGCGCCATATCTGTGCCGCCGTTTACCCCGCTAAGGTCGAATACCTGAACTACGACTGGCGGCGCGAAGGCCTGTGGCTCATCCTCATGGTCGCCGGATTGGTCATCGGTGGATGGATCGGCGGTAACCTGTTGCGCGCGGACAATTCCGTGGACCTGGCCGGTGCCACCGTCAATGAACTCGCGGCACTCGGAATTTCCGACATTCAAGGTCTGGCCCCGCCCTCACTCTTTAGCTGGTCCGCGTTGCGGACTTGGCCGAGCATCTTACTCCTTGTTGTTGGCGGCTTCTTGATCGGATTCGGAACGCGCTGGGCCAACGGCTGCACCTCTGGTCACGGCATCACCGGCCTGGCAAACCTGCAATGGCCCTCGCTGCTCGCCGTCATCGGGTTCTTCATCGGCGGACTGCTCGCCACGCACCTGCTCTTCCCCCTGATCTTCTAATGGCCAAGAACAACAACAAACCCTTCAAGCTCTCCCTGCGTCAGACGATCATCTATCTCGCGCTGGGCATCTACTTCGGTATCATCATCTCCAAGTCCGAGGCGATCTCGTGGTTTCGCATTCAGGAGATGTTCCGCTTTCATTCGTTTCACATGTACGGCTTGCTGATGGGCGGTGTCGTCACGGCGGCTTTTTGCCTGAAGCTGATTCGCTCCTTCGGCATCAAGAACATTGACGGTGAAGCCATCGAAGTACCGCCCAAAGAAACCGAAACTTGGAAGGCCTATCTGCTCGGCGGCGCCTGCTTCGGAATCGGCTGGGCTTTCACCGGCGCCTGCCCCGGCCCCCTCTATACGCTGGTTGGTACCGGCATGACCATTATGCTTGTCCCGCTGTTCTTCGCCCTCGTCGGTGCGTGGACATACGGCTATCTCAGACCCAAACTGCCGCACTAAACACTCGATGTACTTCCGTCAGATTGAAGACCCGTATCTCGCGCAGTACGCCTACCTGATTGGCTGTCAACGCACGGGCCAGGCGCTGGTGATTGACCCTGAGCGCGACATCGATGTCTACCTCAATATCGCAGCAGAAAACGGCCTCACGATCGTCGCCGCAGCCGAAACTCACATTCACGCTGATTTCGTCAGCGGCACCCGCGAACTGGCACGGCGGATTCCAATAACGGCGTACCTGTCCCGCGAAGGGGGAGCCGATTGGCAATATGAATGGAAACCGGCTCTGCCCAGTCGTGTCCGGCTGATCCAGCACGGCGACAGCTTTCGGATTGGCCATATCGAAGTCCAGGCGGTGCACACGCCGGGCCACACGCCTGAGCATCTCTGCTACCTGGTTACCGACCACGGCGGCGGTGCCGATGAACCCATGGGCATGGTCAGCGGGGACTTTGTCTTCGTCGGCGATGTGGGGCGGCCTGACCTGCTCGAGTCGGCGGCCGGCGTCGTCGGTGCCAAAGAACCGTCGGCCCGGGCGTTGTATCGGTCCCTGATGGATTTCATGACGCTGCCCGACTATCTGCAAGTCTGGCCCGGACACGGCGCAGGCTCGGCCTGTGGCAAAGCCCTCGGCGCTATTCCCGATTCCACCGTTGGCTACGAACGCCGCTTCAATCCCAGTCTGCGGGCCGCGCAAAGTGGGGAAGAGCGCTTCGTACGCGAAATCCTGCACGGTCAACCTGAACCGCCGCTCTACTTTGCTCAGATGAAGCGCTGGAACAAACAAGGTCCGCCGCTGCTGCCCGAGTCGTTTCTGCTCGAACGCTTCCTGCCCGAGCGCCTGCCGACTTTCGCGGATCATGCCGAAACCGTTGTGATTGACACGCGTGAGGGCGCGCAATTCCGCGCCGCCCATGTGCCGGGCAGCGTCTGGCTGCCGCTTTCGAAGAGCTTTGCCAGCTACGCGGGGTCGTTGATTCGCGCCGAACAATCCATCGTGCTGCTCTGCCACGAAGCCCAGGCCGACCTTGCCGTGCGCCTGTTGTGGCGAGTCGGTCTCGACAATATTCTCGGCTTCGTCGCACTATCCGACTATCACGCGTGGAGCGGTGGTACCGTGCTCGACGCGATGAATACTTTTACCTTCGCGCAGGCGCTGGCCTCCGACGGTTTGATCGTAGATGTGCGTGCCGAAATTGAATACGACGAGGGCCATCTGCCCGATGCCGTATCGCTGCCCTATGCGCGCATTCTCACTCGTCTCGACGAACTCCCGAACGAACGCCTGCTCGTTTTCTACTGCTCAGGCGGCAGTCGTTCCGCGGCAACGGCATCCGTGCTCGCCCGCCTCGGCTATCGCGTTGCAATGATTGATGAACCTCTCGAAGCCGCCGCCCGCCTGCTGGTCAGCGAGCACGCAGCCTCATAGAACGATCAAGCACTTCCCTGAAACGCCAGCGGGCCAGAGAATCTCTCTGGCCCGCTTCTTTATTCAGTGTCCGCCGCAGCAGGGTGGAGGCCCGTGATCAGCCGCTAATCCCGCTACGCCGCGCCATAACAGCACAATCGCCGTCGCCGCCATCAGCGCACCTGCCGCCGCATTGCCGTAACGGCTGTAACGCGCCGGAATGCGTTTGATCAGCGCACCCAAACCCAGCAAAGCAGGCATCGTCCCCACGCCGAACGCCTGCATGATCAACATGCCGTTCCACGGAGAATCGGCCGCCGCCGACCGCGCCACCATGGCATAGAGTACACCGCACGGCAACAGCGCCGCCGCCGCGCCCAGTCCCGGTGACATCCACTTGCCCCAGCGCAACGCCCGCTTCGACATCGCTACCGAGATCTTTGATAAGATCCCGCCCGATGTCCTTGAGAAATACGCGAATCCTAAGGCGGCCAGCATCAGCACGCCACCCGCCAGCGATACCCACGCCGCGGCGCGCTGCAATCCAACCTGATTCATAAACAGCGAACCAAGGGCAGCCGCGAGGACACCCAGCGCAGAATACGACAGCAGCTTCCCGAGCGAGAAGCCCAGCGGCGCCCACGCGCCGCCCGTCATCTTAGAGCGGCAGCCCAGCGTCGCCAGCGGACCGCACATGCCGATGCAATGCGCGGAACTCAGCAGTCCCACAACAAACGCCGGCACGATATCTACAGTAAAGGCGTTCATGTTAGTTCACAAATAGTGCGATGCGGTCGTGAAATACCTTCTCGCCCCGCGACAGCTCGGCCACGCACTCCCACGCGCCGCGTTTAAGCGGCTGCGGAGTCCGTACCGCATACTGACCGTTGCCCATCGCCAATACGCGCACGGCTTCCATATCAAGACCCTTGTCGGACGGACGGTAGAGTGCGCATGAGCCCAGCAACGAATCGCAGGGCAAGCCCGCCGCGTCAATCACCGACAATACCACCAGCGAAGCATCGTCAAGCGCCGCCGCCGTCACCTTCCAACCTGTGCGCAGCGTGGCTTGCTTCTCGCCCACCACCTGCTTCAAATTCGCGCCCTTCTCGTAATAGTGATCCGTCACGAGTTCCGGCGGATTCTGCATCGCCACGGTGACCAGCACCGCGTTCATCGCAATCGTCGCCGTGAGTATCGAAATGATAATCATCGGCCACAAGTTCTTGTCGAGAAATTGCTGAATCTTCGTACGGGAAATCTCTGTCATCGTTGTCCCCTGTTTCGTTCCCTCATGCATGCCTACTTCCCGGTGTATACAGGCCCCAGGAATTTCGCGACCGCTTCACCGATCTCTTGCGTCCCGTCCATCAGCTTGAATTCAAGCGGCGTCGCCGCTGACTTGATCTGATCCCGCTTGATCAGCACAAAGGCTTCGGCCTTGATACGCTCGCCGGGCTTGATCAGGAACGGCTCGCCCAGAACCATTAATTGCGCGGGCACGTCGCTCGCCAATTTCACCGTCACCGTCCGCGTCCGCGTGTCCGTGTTCGTCAAGTGCAATTGAAGCATGTTGCGCACCAGACCGTCTTCCTGCACCAGGTACGGCGTGCCCGCCGAGCGCACCACTGCGAAGTCCACGATTTCCCGCGACGACAGACGCACGATGAACATCGTCGTCACCAACGCGAACACGACCATATAAAGTATCACACGGGGCCGCACATACTTGCGCGACTTGTGCTCGATACCCGCCGCCGAATCGTAACGGATCAAGCCAACCGGACGGCCGATCTTGCTCATCACCGTGTCGCAAGCGTCTATACAGGCCGTGCACTGAATACACTCGAGCTGCAGGCCGTTGCGAATGTCAATGCCGGCCGGACAAACCTGCAAACAGCGCTTGCAGTCCACGCAGTCGCCCTTCTGTTCCGTCTCGCCGCGCCGCATCGGCGCCCGCGGTTCGCCGCGCACCGGATCGTAACCGATGATCAGGCTGTGCTCGTCCAGGAACACCGACTGAATGCGGGCGTACGGGCATAGAAAGTGGCAGAATTGCTCGCGGAACCACGCAAAATTGAAATACGTGATCGCCGTCATCACCACCGCTACCGCCATCGCCGTCGGATGCGCTGCGCCAAACGTCCAGAACATCTCGTAAGATGCCTGCGGACCAATAAAAAACGCTGTGAAGCTCAAACTCATGGCCGACGAAATCAACCAGAAGATCAGATGCTTCGCCGCCTTCCGGGTCCAATAGGCGTCGTCATGCTCGCCGTTGTCCAGCGCCCGCCGTTCACGCGGATTACCCTCGAGCCAGCGCTCCACCCGATAGAAGATGCCGTCCAGATAGACCGTCTGCGGACAGGCCCAACCGCACCACAACCGGCCGAACATCGCTGAGAACCAGAATAGCGCCAAAACGCTTAACACCAGCAGCAGCGCCAACAAATACAAGTCCGTCGCCAAAAAGGTCTGTCCGAAAAACGAGAACCGGCGGCTCACCAGATCGAACAGCATGAACGGCTGACCGTTCATCGAAACCCACGGTGCCAACAGATAAAACAGGATCAAGACCGACGTGACGACATTCCGCCGCTTCGTCCAGAACCCTTTGGCCGGTTCATGATAAACCCATTTCCGCTTGCCGTGCGAGCCGATCGTGGCGCTGCGCTCCGGCATATGCGGTGAGTTCATCACCGGCAATTCAGTCTTCTTTTCCACATTGCTGTTCCCCCTCCCCTGGAGACCTTTCGCTGTTACAGCTTCTGCGTCGTATCCGGCGCCGCTGCTTGTTCCTTCGGCGCTCGAATCGTCGCCATGTCGTACTGTTCGCCTTCCGGCTTCTTACCGGCCGTCGGCGGAGGTTGGTTCCATAAGGTCATCACGTACGTCGAAATCATCTTGATCTTGCGGTCGCCCAGAATCGGACCCCACGTCGGCATACCTTTCGCAGCCACGCCGTTCGTGATCGTCGCGATAATCTGATCTTCCTCGGGACCGTGAATCCAGTAAGCGTCCGTCAGATTCGGGCCGATCCCGCCCTCACCGTAACTGCTGTGGCAGGACACGCAGAAGATACCGAAATACTTCTTGCCGGCGCCTACAGGATCCGCATCGTACGCACCCGACGCCATCAGTTCGGCCTCGCGCATTTCGGCAACCGTCGCCGCCTGCGCAACGTCCCGCGCCAGATAGTCCTTCGGAAGCAGATTAAACATGTGCACCAGCGGCGTATAAACCACCGCAAACACGACGCACATCAAGAATAACTGCACCCACCACTTCGGCAGAGGATTGTCCGCCTCCATGATCCCGTCGTATTCGTGCTCCAGCAACTGCTGCTCGGGGATGAAATCGCCCGGCAGCAGCTCTTCAGGCTTGTGATCTTGCTCTTTATGGCTCATGAGGAAAGTCCTCTCGTTGATTTCATGTCCTGCTCCTGCTCGTCGTCGAGCTCCAGCGGAAGGTTGCTCTCATTCTCAAACCGGTTCTTGCGGCCGGCATACGTCCACACCAGCACAGCCGTGAACGCGACCAGCATAATCAGCAGCGAGATGATGGGCCAAATGCTTGGCCCCGTGTTGGAGAGTACGTCGCGCAGCATCGCTTAACGTCCCGCCAGCAGATTCACCGGCTGCTTGCCCATCCGCTGCAAATACGAGATCAGGGCCACCATCTCCTTGTCTTCAAGGCCGATAATGCCTTCCGCCTCCAACCGCTTGCCGATCTCGGCAGACTGCTTCTTCATGGCCGCCTGAGCGCCGGCAATGTCATCCTTCGTGTAGGGCACGCCAACGACCGCCAATGCGCCCATCTTGGCTTCGGTATTCGACGTGTTGAGCGCATTCTCAGCCAGCCACGTATACGGCGGCATGATCGAACCCGGTGACGTCGAGCGCGGATCCATGAAGTGCAGATAGTGCCAATGATCCGGATACTTTCCGCCCACCCGCGCGAGGTCCGGGCCGATGCGCCGCGATCCCCACTGGAACGGATGATCGTATTCAAACTCGCCCGGCTTCGAGTACTCACCGTACCGCAAAATCTCATCGCGCAGCGGCCGAATCATCTGCGAATGGCAGTTGTAACAGCCCTCGCGGACGTAGATGTCACGGCCCTCCATTTCCAACGGCGTGAGCGGAATCGCCGCGCTCGCGTGCACCGGTACATAGCTCTTGGGCATCAGCAGCGGCCCGATCTCAACGATGCCGCCGATCGTGATAAACACAACCACAATCATCGAAAACGCAAACGGCTGGCCTTCCAGAAGATGGTGCCACGAGTTCGCGCCCTGATAGACCGTCGGCTTCCAGGTGGACTGCGCGGGTGCCGTCGCCTGTTCGTCTTCAGGCGCCGGAGCCCGTTTCACCGTCAGCCACACGTTGTAGCACATCAACAGCGCGCCGCTCAAATACATCAGACCGCCCAGCACGCGAGTATGGTAGAACGGAAGAATGCGCTGCGTCGTCTCGACGAAATTCGGATACTGCAACAAACCGTCCGCGTCAAACGCCCGCCACATCAAACCCTGCATGATTCCCGCGGTCCAGATCGGCACGATATAAAGCAAGATTCCGATCGTCGCAATCCAGAAGTGCGTCGTCGCCAGACTCTTTGAATAAAGTTCGGTCTTCCACAGCTTCGGAACAAGGTAGTAAAACATGCCGAATACCATGAAACCTACCCAGCCCAATGCGCCGCCATGCACGTGCGCCACCGTGTAGTCCGTGTAGTGCGTCAGCGAGTTGATCGCCTTGATGGACATCATCGGGCCTTCAAACGTGGACATGCCGTAGAACGTAACCGACAGCACGAAGAACTTGAGAATGGGGTCCTGCCGCACTTTGTTCCACGCCCCGCGCAGCGTCAGCAAGCCGTTCAGCATGCCGCCCCACGACGGCGCGATTAGCATAATGCTGAAGACCGCGCCCAGCGTCTGCGCCCAATCCGGCAGCGCCGTGTAATGCAGATGGTGCGGTCCCGCCCAAATGTATAGAAAAACCAGCGCCCAAAAGTGGATGATCGAAAGACGGTAGCTGTAGACCGGACGATTCGCGGCCTTGGGCAGGAAGTAATACATCATGCCGAGAAACGGCGTCGTCAACAAAAAGCCCACCGCGTTATGACCGTACCACCATTGCACCAACGCGTCCTGCACACCCGCGAAAACCGAATAACTCTTCAAAAATGTCGCCGGAATCGCCAGACTGTTCACGATGTGCAGCATCGCAATCGTCGCCACCGTCGCGATGTAAAACCAGATGCCCACGTACAGATGCTTCTCACGGCGCTTAATGATCGTGCCGAAGAAATTGATCGCGAACACCACCCACACCAAGGCTATCAGAATGTCTATCGGCCATTCCAGCTCCGCGTATTCCTTCGACGTACTGATGCCTAACGGCAGTGTCACCGCCGCCAGCACAATGATAATCTGCCAGCCCCAAAAATGTATTCGGGACAGCGTGTCGTTGAACATGCGCGTCTTCAAGAGTCGCTGCATCGAGTAATAGACGCCTGCAAATACCGCGTTGCCCGCAAACGCGAATATCACCGCGTTCGTATGCAGCGGCCGCAAACGACCGAACGTTAGAAACGACGTCCCAAAATTGAGCTGCCAGAACGCCAACTGCCCCGCCACGATCACGCCCACAAGCATGCCAACTACGCCCCACAGCAGCGTCACGATGACAAACTTTCGGACGATATCGTAGTCGTACCGATAGGTTTCCATGGACATACGGTTACTTCCCGTCTTTATGTGAATCCAATTTCTGATCGTCAAGAAGGATACGGTGCGCCGGGCTTTCAAGGTCATCAAACTGACCGCCGCGCACCGCCCATAAGTAAAAGCCCACGAACGCCAGGATAAACACCACGGCCAGGGCCATCAACAAGTACAACACGTTCACGGCTTCGAGCCCCGGACGGCCAGCGTCAACACCGTGACCGACGACAAGGGCATCAGCAGAGCCGCCCATAACGGCGAAATCAGGCCGGCCATCGCCAAACTCGCCCCCAAAGCGTTATAGGCCACGGCGATCACCACGTTGCGGCGGATCGTGCGCATCGTGTTATGCGACAATGACACCAATTCCGCAAACGCCAACGGACCGCGCCGGGAAACAAACACGTCCGCCGCGCTGCGCGCCACGTCCGCCGCGTCGGCCGCCGATACGCCAATCGTCGCACGCGACAGCGCCGCCGCGTCGTTCACACCGTCGCCGAACATCGCCGTGCGTGTGCCCGACTGCTCAAGTTCCACCGTGCGCGCTAATTTCTCTTCCGGCGTCACTTCGCCGCGCGCATGCAAAATCCCCAGCGCCGCCGCCACCCGCGCCACTTCGATCGAGCGGTCGCCGCTTAACAACTCAATTTCAATCCCCGTATTGCTCAACGCTGTCACCGCCCGCCGGGCGTCCGGCGATATCGGATCGGCCACGGTCAGCACCGCTGCAAGCACTCCATTCCGGGCCGCGAAAACATTCGCCTGAATATCCCGTGCCCAGTCTGCATCGAGACACTCACACTCCCGCAGGAAGCGCCGCGATCCGATCACCAACTTGTCTCCTGCCACGGTGCCGGCAATACCCTGCGCGTGCACCGTAACGTCCCGCACGTCAAGCGGCAAGGCATCCGTGCGTCTCAGCGCCTGACCGACCGGATGCACGGAATAGCTTTCCAGAGCGGCGATCAGCGCCAAAACATTCTCACGCTCGTCGGTTCGACAGTCCGGCGCAAACACGGCCTCAACAAGTTCCATCTTGCCCGAGGTCAGCGTTCCCGTCTTGTCCAGCAACGCATGCCGCACCGTTGCCGCACGTTCAATCGCTTCCGCGGACTTGATAAATATTCCCCGTTTCGCCGCGCGACCCATCGCCACCGATAGCGCCACGGGCGTCGCCAGTCCTAAAGCGCAGGGACAGGTCACCACCAGCAGCGCTGCCACGTTCCACAGCGCTCGCGTCGGGTCAAGCTGCCACCAGAGCACCAATGTCGCCAGCGCCAGCAGCAGGACCGTCGCCACAAAATATCCCGCGATGCGATCA
Proteins encoded:
- a CDS encoding YeeE/YedE family protein; this encodes MELLLAPWPWYVSGPLIGLTVPLLLILGGRVFGMSSSLRHICAAVYPAKVEYLNYDWRREGLWLILMVAGLVIGGWIGGNLLRADNSVDLAGATVNELAALGISDIQGLAPPSLFSWSALRTWPSILLLVVGGFLIGFGTRWANGCTSGHGITGLANLQWPSLLAVIGFFIGGLLATHLLFPLIF
- a CDS encoding YeeE/YedE family protein → MAKNNNKPFKLSLRQTIIYLALGIYFGIIISKSEAISWFRIQEMFRFHSFHMYGLLMGGVVTAAFCLKLIRSFGIKNIDGEAIEVPPKETETWKAYLLGGACFGIGWAFTGACPGPLYTLVGTGMTIMLVPLFFALVGAWTYGYLRPKLPH
- a CDS encoding MBL fold metallo-hydrolase, translated to MYFRQIEDPYLAQYAYLIGCQRTGQALVIDPERDIDVYLNIAAENGLTIVAAAETHIHADFVSGTRELARRIPITAYLSREGGADWQYEWKPALPSRVRLIQHGDSFRIGHIEVQAVHTPGHTPEHLCYLVTDHGGGADEPMGMVSGDFVFVGDVGRPDLLESAAGVVGAKEPSARALYRSLMDFMTLPDYLQVWPGHGAGSACGKALGAIPDSTVGYERRFNPSLRAAQSGEERFVREILHGQPEPPLYFAQMKRWNKQGPPLLPESFLLERFLPERLPTFADHAETVVIDTREGAQFRAAHVPGSVWLPLSKSFASYAGSLIRAEQSIVLLCHEAQADLAVRLLWRVGLDNILGFVALSDYHAWSGGTVLDAMNTFTFAQALASDGLIVDVRAEIEYDEGHLPDAVSLPYARILTRLDELPNERLLVFYCSGGSRSAATASVLARLGYRVAMIDEPLEAAARLLVSEHAAS
- a CDS encoding sulfite exporter TauE/SafE family protein; protein product: MNAFTVDIVPAFVVGLLSSAHCIGMCGPLATLGCRSKMTGGAWAPLGFSLGKLLSYSALGVLAAALGSLFMNQVGLQRAAAWVSLAGGVLMLAALGFAYFSRTSGGILSKISVAMSKRALRWGKWMSPGLGAAAALLPCGVLYAMVARSAAADSPWNGMLIMQAFGVGTMPALLGLGALIKRIPARYSRYGNAAAGALMAATAIVLLWRGVAGLAADHGPPPCCGGH
- a CDS encoding FixH family protein, whose product is MTEISRTKIQQFLDKNLWPMIIISILTATIAMNAVLVTVAMQNPPELVTDHYYEKGANLKQVVGEKQATLRTGWKVTAAALDDASLVVLSVIDAAGLPCDSLLGSCALYRPSDKGLDMEAVRVLAMGNGQYAVRTPQPLKRGAWECVAELSRGEKVFHDRIALFVN
- the ccoG gene encoding cytochrome c oxidase accessory protein CcoG, coding for MEKKTELPVMNSPHMPERSATIGSHGKRKWVYHEPAKGFWTKRRNVVTSVLILFYLLAPWVSMNGQPFMLFDLVSRRFSFFGQTFLATDLYLLALLLVLSVLALFWFSAMFGRLWCGWACPQTVYLDGIFYRVERWLEGNPRERRALDNGEHDDAYWTRKAAKHLIFWLISSAMSLSFTAFFIGPQASYEMFWTFGAAHPTAMAVAVVMTAITYFNFAWFREQFCHFLCPYARIQSVFLDEHSLIIGYDPVRGEPRAPMRRGETEQKGDCVDCKRCLQVCPAGIDIRNGLQLECIQCTACIDACDTVMSKIGRPVGLIRYDSAAGIEHKSRKYVRPRVILYMVVFALVTTMFIVRLSSREIVDFAVVRSAGTPYLVQEDGLVRNMLQLHLTNTDTRTRTVTVKLASDVPAQLMVLGEPFLIKPGERIKAEAFVLIKRDQIKSAATPLEFKLMDGTQEIGEAVAKFLGPVYTGK
- a CDS encoding c-type cytochrome; this translates as MSHKEQDHKPEELLPGDFIPEQQLLEHEYDGIMEADNPLPKWWVQLFLMCVVFAVVYTPLVHMFNLLPKDYLARDVAQAATVAEMREAELMASGAYDADPVGAGKKYFGIFCVSCHSSYGEGGIGPNLTDAYWIHGPEEDQIIATITNGVAAKGMPTWGPILGDRKIKMISTYVMTLWNQPPPTAGKKPEGEQYDMATIRAPKEQAAAPDTTQKL
- a CDS encoding CcoQ/FixQ family Cbb3-type cytochrome c oxidase assembly chaperone gives rise to the protein MLRDVLSNTGPSIWPIISLLIMLVAFTAVLVWTYAGRKNRFENESNLPLELDDEQEQDMKSTRGLSS
- the ccoN gene encoding cytochrome-c oxidase, cbb3-type subunit I, whose protein sequence is MSMETYRYDYDIVRKFVIVTLLWGVVGMLVGVIVAGQLAFWQLNFGTSFLTFGRLRPLHTNAVIFAFAGNAVFAGVYYSMQRLLKTRMFNDTLSRIHFWGWQIIIVLAAVTLPLGISTSKEYAELEWPIDILIALVWVVFAINFFGTIIKRREKHLYVGIWFYIATVATIAMLHIVNSLAIPATFLKSYSVFAGVQDALVQWWYGHNAVGFLLTTPFLGMMYYFLPKAANRPVYSYRLSIIHFWALVFLYIWAGPHHLHYTALPDWAQTLGAVFSIMLIAPSWGGMLNGLLTLRGAWNKVRQDPILKFFVLSVTFYGMSTFEGPMMSIKAINSLTHYTDYTVAHVHGGALGWVGFMVFGMFYYLVPKLWKTELYSKSLATTHFWIATIGILLYIVPIWTAGIMQGLMWRAFDADGLLQYPNFVETTQRILPFYHTRVLGGLMYLSGALLMCYNVWLTVKRAPAPEDEQATAPAQSTWKPTVYQGANSWHHLLEGQPFAFSMIVVVFITIGGIVEIGPLLMPKSYVPVHASAAIPLTPLEMEGRDIYVREGCYNCHSQMIRPLRDEILRYGEYSKPGEFEYDHPFQWGSRRIGPDLARVGGKYPDHWHYLHFMDPRSTSPGSIMPPYTWLAENALNTSNTEAKMGALAVVGVPYTKDDIAGAQAAMKKQSAEIGKRLEAEGIIGLEDKEMVALISYLQRMGKQPVNLLAGR
- the ccoS gene encoding cbb3-type cytochrome oxidase assembly protein CcoS, with translation MNVLYLLMALAVVFILAFVGFYLWAVRGGQFDDLESPAHRILLDDQKLDSHKDGK